From the Paenibacillus tianjinensis genome, the window TCCGGGATCGCCACCGACCAGCACCAGGGATCCTGGTACGATGCCTCCGCCGAGCACACGGTTAAGTTCTCCAATGCCTGTCAAGATACGGGGCTCTTTGTCACTCTCTATATTTATGATCGATTGCGCCTTTTCTTTACTCTGAAAAATAGGTGCATTCATTCCTTGAGTTTTGACTACGCTTTCCGTTTCTTCCACCATGGTGTTCCATGCCTGGCAGCCCGGGCATTTGCCGAACCATTTTGGGGATTCGTAGCCGCAGTCGGTACAGAAAAATTTAGTTTTTGGTTTAGCCATGTGGTCTCCTTACAGTCCGTACTTGCTAAAATTGCGGATAATTTTCTCTTATTCAAAGTTTACCATTTCTGCACCTTGAACGAAAGGTCACTAAAGATCTAGTTTTTGGCGTGTTATCTATAACCTGCCTGATTCAGAGCCCAATTAACCATCGGAAATGTAAAAAAAAGCCCCCGCTCCTTAAGTACGGAGGAGCGGAAGCTTTGTTTCACTTGATATTATTGTTCAGCCTCTACTTCTTTTTCCAGCGAAGGTGCAGCCGGAACATCTACTGTCGTAACTACAAGTTCACCATTCACCTCGTCAATCTTGAGGGAATCGCCTTTCTTGATGTTGCCCTTCAGCAGTTCTTCAGAGAGACGGTCTTCAATATGCTTCTGAATCGCACGGCGGAGCGGACGTGCACCAAAGGCCGGATCATAGCCCTCTTTGGCCAGGAAGGCTTTTCCGCCGTCAGTAAGCACAAAGTCAACGTCGTACTCACGCAGCCGCTTGCGCAGCTCGTCGGACATGAGTGTAACGATCTCGGCAATGTGTTTCTCCTCCAGGGAATGGAAGACGATGATCTCGTCGATCCGGTTCAGGAACTCTGGGCGGAAGCTCTTCTTCAGCTCTTCCATAACTTTGCCCTTCATGTTGCTGTAATCTGCTCCGGCATCCTGTACAGCGGTAAAGCCGAGTGTCGAATTCTTCTTGATCGCCTGTGCCCCTACGTTCGAAGTCAGGATAATCAATGTGTTGCGGAAATCGACTACGCGTCCTTTGGAATCGGTCAGACGTCCGTCTTCCAGCACCTGCAGCAGGATGTTGAATACTTCAGGGTGAGCCTTCTCGATCTCATCCAGCAATACTACGGAATATGGCTTGCGGCGTACCTTCTCGGTCAGCTGTCCGCCTTCTTCATACCCTACATACCCTGGAGGCGCCCCTACAAGGCGGGACGTGGAGTGCTTCTCCATGTACTCCGACATATCGATACGGATTACCGCGTTCTCATCGCCGAACATGGCCTCAGCAAGTGCACGGGCAAGCTCAGTTTTACCTACACCGGTTGGTCCTAGGAAGATAAAGGAGCCCATCGGACGCTTTGGATCTTTAAGACCTGCACGTGCCCGGCGCAGCGCCCTGCTGACAGCCTTCACAGCCTCATCCTGGCCGATTACGCGTTCGTGCAGCAGAGCCTCCATGTTGAGCAGACGGTCTGTCTCCTCTTCCTTCAGCTTGCTGACCGGAATACCGGTCCAGCTGGCAACCACCTGAGCGATATCCTCCGGCGTAACCTGGGAGTCAGTGCGACCCTGCTTTTCTTTCCATTGGTTCTTGGTTGTATCGAGCTCCTCACGGATTTTCTGCTCGGTATCCCGCAGTGCAGCTGCCTTCTCAAACTCCTGGCTCTGTACAGCAGAATCCTTCTCCTTGCGGATATCATCGAGACGCATTTCCAGTTCCTTCAGATTCGGCGGAATCGTGTAAGAGTTGAGTCTTACCTTAGAGCCTGCCTCATCAATCAGGTCAATCGCTTTGTCCGGCAAGAACCGGTCTGGAATGTAGCGGTCGGACAGCTTCACAGCTTCCACGATCGCTTCATCCGTAATCTTCACCCGGTGATGGGCTTCATAACGGTCACGCAGTCCGTACAGGATCTGTACTGCTTCCTCCGGAGAAGGCTGATCCACCGTAATCGGCTGGAAGCGGCGCTCCAGGGCTGCGTCTTTTTCAATATATTTGCGGTATTCATCCAGGGTAGTGGCACCAATGCACTGCAGCTCACCACGGGCAAGAGCCGGTTTCAGGATGTTGGAGGCGTCAATCGCACCTTCCGCACCGCCTGCACCGATCAGGGTGTGCAGCTCATCGATGAAGAGCACGATATTGCCGGCCTGACGAATTTCATCCATGATTTTTTTGAGACGGTCTTCAAACTCACCGCGGTATTTGGTTCCGGCTACGACAGATCCCATATCAAGGGTCATAACACGTTTATCACGCAGCGTTTCCGGGATTTCATTGTTGATGATTTTTTGGGCCAGTCCTTCAGCTATAGCTGTTTTACCAACCCCAGGTTCACCAATCAGCACCGGATTGTTTTTGGTCCGGCGGCTCAGTACCTGGATTACACGTTCGATTTCTTTGCTGCGGCCGATAACCGGATCAAGGTTGCCGTCTTTAGCATAAGCCGTCAAATCGCGGGCCAGACCATCCAGCGTAGGCGTGCTTACATTAGTGGGCGTACCGCTGTGGCTTGAGGTTGCCTCACTGCTGCCCAGAAGCTGCAGTACTTGCTGACGGGCTTTGTTAAGGCTGATGCCGAGGTTGTTAAGCACACGGGCTGCAACGCCCTCGCCTTCACGGATCAGTCCGAGCAGGATATGCTCTGTTCCGACGTAAGTATGACCCAGCTTACGGGCTTCATCCATCGACAGCTCGATAACCTTTTTTGCACGTGGAGTATACGCGATGTTGGTAGGCTGTTCTTGTCCTCTGCCGATCAGCGTCTCCACTTCGTCTTGAATTTTCTCCAGACCCAGACCGAGGCCGATTAATGCCTTGGCGGCAATGCCGTCTCCCTCACGAATCAGACCGAGCAAAATATGTTCTGTACCGATGTTGTTATGTCCCAAACGGACAGCTTCTTCCTGCGCCAGCGCCAGCACTTTTTGTGCGCGTTCCGTAAATCTTCCAAACATCATATCTCATGCACCTCCACGGATAATAAATATCTATAATTAATGTTGTAATCCCAGTGTCTCCCGGAGCAGTTTCGCCCGGTACATATCTCGTTCGGTGGCTGAAAGCTCGTCTCCGAACATTTTTTGCAGAAAACCAGGCTGTGTCTTGACGTTCAGCTCATTGAGCACTGAAATCGGCGGCCCTTCCAGAATCCCAAGATCCACTCCTAAACGTAAATCCGAGAGGCGCTGAGCCGACTCCTTAAGCTCCATCACAGCGGCATAAGCCATGATCCCATACGAGCGTTTGATCCGGTCGGTAATCCGCAGTGCCGAATCTGTCAGCAGGCGTTCCCGGGCATTTCGTTCATGCTCAATGATCTGGGTAACCACACCGTGAAGATTCTCAATGATTTCATTTTCCGTCTGACCCAGTGTAATCTGATTGGAAATCTGAAAGATGTTCCCTACTGCTTCGCTGCCCTCACCATAAATTCCTCTTACAGTCAGCCCCACCTGGTTCACGGCGGATAAAATCCGGTTAATCTGATGGGTCATCACGAGAGCCGGTAAATGAAGCATCACTGAAGCCCGGAGGCCGGTGCCCACATTAGTGGGACAACTGGTTAAATATCCTCTTCTGTCATCAAATGCATAATTGACAGAAGCTTCAAAAATATCATCTATCGCCGTCGCCCTACTCCAAGCCTCTTTCACCTGCAGGCCGGGAAATAAACACTGGATACGGAGATGGTCTTCTTCATTGATCATAATGCTGACCGACTCATCCTCGTTCAGGATAACTGCGCCGCCCCGGGAATCATTGGCCAGGTTGGGACTGATCAGATGCTTCTCCACCAGTACTTTTTTGTCCAGCTCAGTAAGCTCATCCAGCCTTAGCAGTTCAAAGGTGCCAAAACTTTCTGTTGCCTCCCCCTGAAATACAGGGGCGAGCTGTTCCAATGCTTCCTCCGCCTGTTCGGCTGAAGCCAGCAGTGGAAAAGGCAGGTGCTCCAGATTGCGGGCGATACGCATACGGCTGCTGATTACAATCTCAGAATGGCTGCCGCCGCAGCGCATCCAGTCACTAAGTGCTTGCTCGGTAAACCGGAGACTTGACATGTCGTATCCCCCCTATATATGAAAGACTTTACTCTTGTGCCATTTCTTTTTCAAGTTTGCGTATTCTGTCCCTCAGCTCGGCTGCGGTTTCGAACTCTTCATGCATGATGCTTTCCTGCAGCTCGTGCTTCAACTCATCGATTTGCCGTTTACACATAATCTGTGCACCGGCCCGCTTCGGCAGCTTACCTACATGCGCGGTACTGCCATGAACCCTCCTAAAGAGCGGGTCCAGCGTGCTGTCAAAATATTTATAACAGGAGCTGCAGCCGAAACGTCCAAGCTTGCTGAACTGGGAATACGTCATACCGCAATTCTCGCAATGCAAACCTTGGACATTCTTGGTCGCTGCTGACTTCTCCTTGCCGGCCCCTTCAAGATCAAGCAGGCCGGACAACAGGCTGTGTATCGAGAAACCTCCCGCCGTTCCGGGAATCAGTTCCCCCTTCTCACGTGCACAGCTTTCACAAATATGAAATTCCGTCTTCTCTCCACTCACAATTTTAGTGAAATGTAGGGTTGCCGGTTTGACGCCGCATTCCTGGCAAAGCATAAGCGGAGTCCCTCCCTTATGATGACAATTATTTGCCCAACAAAGAGATTAGCATGGCCTTCATAATCTTGGCACGAATCTCATCCCGGTACGGCAGATGAACCGTCAGGCATTCCCGGGAAACAGCGGCGCGCATGAGGCACGCTTCACGCTTGCTTAGAAAGCGGGCTTCCTCAAGCTGATAAATCAGCCCTTCGGCGGAATTCTGATCAATATCATTTCCTATTGTAGATTTGAGATGAGCATACAGCGCCACATTCTGGGGCAGCTCAAAACGCTGAATCCGGATATAACCTCCGCCGCCGCGCTTACTCTCCACCACATAGCCCTTTTCCAAAGTAAAGCGTGTACTGATGACATAATTGATCTGTGACGGCACGCATGAGAACTGGTCCGCCAGATCATTGCGCTGGATTTCCACCGTACCTTCGGGACTTTCATGCAAAATATTCTTCAGATATTGTTCGATAATATCAGAGATATTACGCATCACTCATCCTCCAGTGTTTAATGCTGTATTGTACGTCCTGCTGTGAATCCGTCCGGAGTGATCTCTAATGAACTTAACCCAAGAGCGAAAGCACGAATCCATGCTGACCGGCTGCAAAAGAATACCAACTGCGTGCAATCATGCACCCGACAATTAAGCAGTTCAACCATCGACTCCGGTAACTTCAACTAATAAAGCTTAAAATAAAGCTTCCGCGGGTTCGTTGACTTTGACTTTCTTTGACTTTTTTCATATTATAACATATTTTCACTGAATTCCAAGTGGTTCCTCTTATTTTTTACTTTTTACCGCCATTGTATTCGGACATCCCCTGGTACATCCAGTATTTTTATATGTAAAATAAAGCTCTACCCGCTTAGAAGCATAAGGTAGAGCTTGGCAGCAATCAGAAAAAGTCGAACAAAGCTGTCTTCGCCTGCGGTGTTATCTCCTCCAGCCACTTCACGGCTTCCGCACTTCCGGATATCCTTCCGTACCGGGCCAGCTCTTGGGGACGCTTATATCCCATTAACAGCACCGTCAGTGTGCCAATACTGCAGCTCAGGTCAGCTTGCATGTCTGTTGAGTCTAAGCGTGTAAGCGAACCAGCCCCCTGATTGTTCACTGTCCACTCCCATACCCCCTCGTTCCATGGGGCCTGCTCATCTTGAATATATACGGTGTGCTTCACCGTTTCTGTTAACATATTGAAAGAAAATGCTTCCACAAAAGCCTGGGCATTTACGATCCGCGCCATGAAATAAGGATAATTCTCCTGCGGAATTCGAGGATCCGGCAGCAAAAACGGCAGGATATCATCGGATGGCACCAGCTTCAGCTCCGCACCGGTGACCATTGAATCGTGGTTAGCAAGAAAAGTCCATAATCCCCGGCGCGCCTTCTCATTCAAAAAGACAAACTCATCGATAACCAGTTGATTATTCTCCAGCTTATACAGCACATACCCTTCCGCTTCACCCTGCTCTGAAAAAAACACACTGTGATGCGTATCCTTATCCAGCACATTATTCTGCCACCATTCCTTGGTTCGCAGCAACGTGCCGCTGTATTGGGCAGCGAACTGATTATACAACTGGTCCAATACTTCCAGATTTGCGCTATCCCGCCGGACGCTGCCCTCGATGTCCGTTTTTAACGGGAATTTAGCCACGGGAATCGTGTATTTCTTATACTCACAGTAAATCTCCCAACCGAACTTGCGGTAAAAGGGAATCAGAAACGGATGCAACATCGATAACGTCTGCCCGTTCTCATTCATTACTTGCAGAATATGCTTCAAAAGCTTAGCAACATAGCCTTGTCTGCGATTCTCCGGCCAAGTTGCTACTCCGGCAATGCCTCCCATGGAGATTGCTTGTCCCTGAATATAAGCCTGTAGAGGAAGCAAAGTCAGCTTGGCGCTCAGTTTCCCATCCTCAAAAATCCCCCACACTCTCTCCGGCTTAAACTTCTGTTCTTGCTTTAACCGGTCTTCACCGGACACTGTATACTTAAATGCATACTCGGACAGGGTAAGACTTGGCTCGAATTCCTCTACCTGCAGCTGTCTTATTTCCACTCGGCTCACCTCATCAACATGAATTTGGTACTTAATTTGAGTATATCAAGTCAAGAAATAGTATGCTAATTTGGAGCAGAAATAAAAGAATTCAAGCGAGTTATCCACAACTTAAAGCACAGCAACACGAAAAGCCGGAAAGAATTCTTCCCGGCCCAAAAAACTTATCCACTGTTTTGCAAGCGCTATCCACAAAATCCACTTTTTATCCACAAAATCCGTGTATTACTTGGAGTTTTGCTTGACGAATCCACAATAATATGTCCATCATCCACATAAACAAGGGATTGCTTTCTGCAAAAATTATATCCACATGTGCGTAATTTTTCAGCAACTCCTGAAAATTATCCACAAGTTTTCCACAGCCCTGCACAAATCAAAAAAGCCATTGTCAATGACTCAACAATGGCTTCATGTGCTTGGCGGCGTCCTACTCTCCCAGGACCCTTCGGTCCAAGTACCATCGGCGCTGGAAGGCTTAACGGTCGTGTTCGGGATGGGTACGCGTGGAACCCTTCCGCTATCGCCACCAAACATGATTTTTGCACTGCGTTGACTTCTGCGGGATCACTCCTGCAAAATATCAATCCTCATAAAGGACATGCAGCTTAAAATCGTTCAGGAACCTTAATTCCTGAAAACTGAATCCGAAACAAATCTGCGTTCTTCGAAATTTGGATAAGCCCTCGACCGATTAGTATTGGTCAGCTCCATGCATTACTGCACTTCCACCTCCAACCTATCTACCTCGTCGTCTTCAAGGGGTCTTACGTATTGGGAAATCTCATCTTGAGGGGGGCTTCACGCTTAGATGCTTTCAGCGCTTATCCCGTCCGTACGTAGCTACCCAGCCATGCTTCTGGCGAAACAACTGGTGCACCAGCGGTACGTCCATCCCGGTCCTCTCGTACTAAGGACAGCTCCTCTCAAATTTCCTGCGCCCACGACAGATAGGGACCGAACTGTCTCACGACGTTCTGAACCCAGCTCGCGTACCGCTTTAATGGGCGAACAGCCCAACCCTTGGGACCTACTTCAGCCCCAGGATGCGATGAGCCGACATCGAGGTGCCAAACCTCCCCGTCGATGTGGACTCTTGGGGGAGATAAGCCTGTTATCCCCAGGGTAGCTTTTATCCGTTGAGCGATGGCCCTTCCATGCGGTACCACCGGATCACTAAGTCCGACTTTCGTCCCTGCTCGACTTGTAGGTCTCGCAGTCAAGCTCCCTTATGCCTTTGCACTCTTCGAATGATTTCCAACCATTCTGAGGGAACCTTTGAACGCCTCCGTTACTCTTTAGGAGGCGACCGCCCCAGTCAAACTGCCCGCCTGACACGGTCCCCGTACCCGCTTAGGGTACCAGGTTAGAACCTAGATACGATCAGGGTGGTATCCCAACGGCGCCTCCGCAGAAGCTTGCGCTCCTGCCTCTACGGCTCCCACCTATCCTGTACAGATCGTACCCAAATTCAATATCAAGCTGCAGTAAAGCTCCATGGGGTCTTTCCGTCTTGTCGCGGGTAACCTGCATCTTCACAGGTATTAAAATTTCACCGGATCTCTCGTTGAGACAGCGCCCAAGTCGTTACGCCATTCGTGCGGGTCAGAATTTACCTGACAAGGAATTTCGCTACCTTAGGACCGTTATAGTTACGGCCGCCGTTTACTGGGGCTTCGGTTCATAGCTTCGGGTTGCCCCTAACCACTCCCCTTAACCTTCCAGCACCGGGCAGGCGTCAGCCCGTATACTTCGCCTTGCGGCTTCGCACAGACCTGTGTTTTTGCTAAACAGTCGCTTGGGCCTTTTCACTGCGGCCCCCTCGGGCTATTCACCCTACCGAGGCACCCCTTCTCCCGAAGTTACGGGGTCATTTTGCCGAGTTCCTTAACGAGAGTTCTTCCGCGCGCCTTAGAATTCTCTTCTCGCCTACCTGTGTCGGTTTGCGGTACGGGCACCTTCTCCTGACTAGAGGCTTTTCTTGGCAGTGTGAGATCATGACCTTCGCTACTATAATTTTCGCTCCCCATCACAGCCCAGCCTTACGATGTGCGGATTTGCCTACACACCAGCCTCACTGCTTAGACGGACATCCATCAGTCCGCGTCACTACCCTCCTGCGTCACCCCATCGCTCATAGCGGATTACGGTGGTACAGTAATTTCAAACTGTTGTCCTTCGACTACGCCTTTCGGCCTCGCCTTAGGTCCCGACTTACCCTGAGCGGACGAGCCTTCCTCAGGAAACCTTGGGCTTTCGGCGGATCAGATTCTCACTGATCTTTTCGTTACTCATACCGGCATTCTCACTTGTATGCTGTCCAGCGCTCCTTACGGTACACCTTCAACCCACATACAACGCTCCCCTACCCCAGATGCAAAGCATCTAGCCATAGCTTCGGTGGTGTGTTTAGCCCCGTTACATTTTCGGCGCAGAGTCACTCGACCAGTGAGCTATTACGCACTCTTTCAATGGTGGCTGCTTCTAAGCCAACATCCTGGTTGTCTGTGCAACTCCACATCCTTTCCCACTTAACACACACTTGGGGACCTTAGCTGATGGTCTGGGCTGTTTCCCTTTTGACAATGGATCTTAGCACTCACTGTCTGACTCCCGGCAAGAAGTAAATGGCATTCGGAGTTTGACTGAGCTTGGTAACCCTTGCGGGCCCCGCACCCAATCAGTGCTCTACCTCCACCACTCCATTCACCGAGGCTAGCCCTAAAGCTATTTCGGGGAGAACCAGCTATCTCCGAGTTCGATTGGAATTTCTCCGCTACCCCCACCTCATCCCCGTATTTTTCAACATACGTGGGTTCGGGCCTCCAGTGCGTGTTACCGCACCTTCACCCTGGACAGGGGTAGATCACACGGTTTCGGGTCTACGTCCACATACTTAGTCGCCCTATTCAGACTCGCTTTCGCTGCGGCTCCGGCTTCTCACCTTAACCTTGCATGTTAAACGTAACTCGCCGGTTCATTCTACAAAAGGCACGCCATCACCCCTAAAACGGGCTCTGACTTTTTGTAAGCACACGGTTTCAGGTTCTATTTCACTCCCCTTCCGGGGTGCTTTTCACCTTTCCCTCACGGTACTGTTTCACTATCGGTCGCCAGGTAGTATTTAGCCTTAGCAGATGGTCCTGCTGGATTCATACGGGGTTTCACGTGCCCCGCACTACTCGGGATCCGTCTCGGAGAGAACACAGTTTAGGTTACAGGGCTTTTACCTCTATCGCGGGCCTTTCCAGACCTCTTCACCTACCATATTCCTTTGTAACTCCATGTGAGACGTCCCACAACCCCAAGGGGCA encodes:
- the clpC gene encoding ATP-dependent protease ATP-binding subunit ClpC; translated protein: MMFGRFTERAQKVLALAQEEAVRLGHNNIGTEHILLGLIREGDGIAAKALIGLGLGLEKIQDEVETLIGRGQEQPTNIAYTPRAKKVIELSMDEARKLGHTYVGTEHILLGLIREGEGVAARVLNNLGISLNKARQQVLQLLGSSEATSSHSGTPTNVSTPTLDGLARDLTAYAKDGNLDPVIGRSKEIERVIQVLSRRTKNNPVLIGEPGVGKTAIAEGLAQKIINNEIPETLRDKRVMTLDMGSVVAGTKYRGEFEDRLKKIMDEIRQAGNIVLFIDELHTLIGAGGAEGAIDASNILKPALARGELQCIGATTLDEYRKYIEKDAALERRFQPITVDQPSPEEAVQILYGLRDRYEAHHRVKITDEAIVEAVKLSDRYIPDRFLPDKAIDLIDEAGSKVRLNSYTIPPNLKELEMRLDDIRKEKDSAVQSQEFEKAAALRDTEQKIREELDTTKNQWKEKQGRTDSQVTPEDIAQVVASWTGIPVSKLKEEETDRLLNMEALLHERVIGQDEAVKAVSRALRRARAGLKDPKRPMGSFIFLGPTGVGKTELARALAEAMFGDENAVIRIDMSEYMEKHSTSRLVGAPPGYVGYEEGGQLTEKVRRKPYSVVLLDEIEKAHPEVFNILLQVLEDGRLTDSKGRVVDFRNTLIILTSNVGAQAIKKNSTLGFTAVQDAGADYSNMKGKVMEELKKSFRPEFLNRIDEIIVFHSLEEKHIAEIVTLMSDELRKRLREYDVDFVLTDGGKAFLAKEGYDPAFGARPLRRAIQKHIEDRLSEELLKGNIKKGDSLKIDEVNGELVVTTVDVPAAPSLEKEVEAEQ
- a CDS encoding protein arginine kinase; the encoded protein is MSSLRFTEQALSDWMRCGGSHSEIVISSRMRIARNLEHLPFPLLASAEQAEEALEQLAPVFQGEATESFGTFELLRLDELTELDKKVLVEKHLISPNLANDSRGGAVILNEDESVSIMINEEDHLRIQCLFPGLQVKEAWSRATAIDDIFEASVNYAFDDRRGYLTSCPTNVGTGLRASVMLHLPALVMTHQINRILSAVNQVGLTVRGIYGEGSEAVGNIFQISNQITLGQTENEIIENLHGVVTQIIEHERNARERLLTDSALRITDRIKRSYGIMAYAAVMELKESAQRLSDLRLGVDLGILEGPPISVLNELNVKTQPGFLQKMFGDELSATERDMYRAKLLRETLGLQH
- a CDS encoding UvrB/UvrC motif-containing protein, encoding MLCQECGVKPATLHFTKIVSGEKTEFHICESCAREKGELIPGTAGGFSIHSLLSGLLDLEGAGKEKSAATKNVQGLHCENCGMTYSQFSKLGRFGCSSCYKYFDSTLDPLFRRVHGSTAHVGKLPKRAGAQIMCKRQIDELKHELQESIMHEEFETAAELRDRIRKLEKEMAQE
- a CDS encoding CtsR family transcriptional regulator encodes the protein MRNISDIIEQYLKNILHESPEGTVEIQRNDLADQFSCVPSQINYVISTRFTLEKGYVVESKRGGGGYIRIQRFELPQNVALYAHLKSTIGNDIDQNSAEGLIYQLEEARFLSKREACLMRAAVSRECLTVHLPYRDEIRAKIMKAMLISLLGK
- a CDS encoding GNAT family N-acetyltransferase, producing MEIRQLQVEEFEPSLTLSEYAFKYTVSGEDRLKQEQKFKPERVWGIFEDGKLSAKLTLLPLQAYIQGQAISMGGIAGVATWPENRRQGYVAKLLKHILQVMNENGQTLSMLHPFLIPFYRKFGWEIYCEYKKYTIPVAKFPLKTDIEGSVRRDSANLEVLDQLYNQFAAQYSGTLLRTKEWWQNNVLDKDTHHSVFFSEQGEAEGYVLYKLENNQLVIDEFVFLNEKARRGLWTFLANHDSMVTGAELKLVPSDDILPFLLPDPRIPQENYPYFMARIVNAQAFVEAFSFNMLTETVKHTVYIQDEQAPWNEGVWEWTVNNQGAGSLTRLDSTDMQADLSCSIGTLTVLLMGYKRPQELARYGRISGSAEAVKWLEEITPQAKTALFDFF